ACCACACGCTGGCTTTTAATGGTCAGGAAATTGTCCACGTCGGCATTCTCACTGTCACAGTCGGACGAACGATAGTGATAAATCAGCGAGTGTTTCTTTTCGCCAATATCGCCGGCTACGTGATGGTTGGTCATTACCCAGGGCCCGCCCGCAATGTTCCAGCCGGAGGCACCATTGGCCTTAACCACCGCCCGGCTGTGACCATAGATCTCCTCATTCAGTTTATAACAGGCCGCCTGCTTTATCTGGCTGCTGCCAATGATGACGCGCGCTTTTGCCATACCCTGAGCGCGGTAGCCAAGGATCTGCACACCATCCTCTGCTGCCGGTTTACCGTCGGGGTAAACCACCCGCACAGTGACCTTACCGCCGAGAAGCGTGTCGCTTTCGAAACCCGTCACGCCCTGCTCAGAATAAAAATCCGCATCGTTATAAATATAACTCTGGCGATTATCTTCTGAAAAGACCTGAAGCCAGGATCCGGGTGATAATTTAATTTTCCCAAATACTACCGTCAGCGACCGGGTATTTTTTTCTGCCGTAATATCTGCCAGTGCAGAATGATTTTCCGCCATGCGTTCAAGCAGACTGATCGGTGCCGGCAGCGGCGTCAGGGGCACTTCACTGCGGGTGTCATACTGCAACTGTGGCGCAGTCGGCGCACCGGCCAGCGTAGACAGGGGCACTGAGCCCATCAGACAGGGTATCAGTACTGACAATATCTGGCGGCGGAATGTTCTTTTTCCATTTTGTTGAGGCGTAAACATGACATCATTTCCTGTGGCATTAACAGCGACCTTTTCAGCCCGGAATTCTGCAACGGTGGCCTCAGCCAGGCAATTCAATAACGGCTTAACAGGCAGTATTAATGAATAATTAAGGAGATAAATGACAGGAAATGAGAAAAAACAAGACGGAAATTAAACAAGATGCGAGTTTAATTAAAAATAAGACATTAACTTGCACCAAAAAAAAAGAGCCGATAGTCGGCTCTTTTTTATTACGCTGATTAATCAGACCGCGGTCTGGAAAATCACGCCGTCAGCTTTGTCGGTGTACTGGCTCAGCCGATCAAAGTTCAGATAACGGTAGGTATCCGCCGCGGTTTTATCCACCTGAACCATAAACTGCTGATACTCATCCGGCGTTGGCAGTTTGCCCAGCAGGGACGCCACCGCCGCCAGCTCTGCCGAGGCGAGGAACACGTTCGCGCCGGTACCCAGACGGTTCGGGAAGTTACGCGTGGAGGTGGAGACCACCGTCGCGCCATCCTTAACACGTGCCTGGTTACCCATACACAGTGAACAGCCCGGGATCTCAATGCGCGCGCCGCTCTTACCGAACACGCTGTAGTAGCCCTCTTCGGTCAGCTGCGCCGCATCCATCTTGGTTGGCGGAGCCACCCACAGGCGGGTTGGCAGCTGGCCTTTGTGCGCATCCAGCAGTTTACCGGCGGCACGGAAGTGGCCGATGTTGGTCATGCACGAACCAATAAACACTTCGTCGATCTTCTCACCCTGCACGTCAGACAGCAGACGGGCGTCGTCCGGGTCGTTTGGTGCGCAGAGGATCGGCTCTTTGATCTCTGCCAGGTCGATTTCGATCACCGCGGCGTACTCGGCATCGGCGTCGCCTTCCAGCAGTTCAGGATTGGCCAGCCACTTCTCCATACCCTGAATACGGCGCTCCAGCGTACGGCGATCGCCGTAGCCTTCGGAGATCATCCACTTCAGCAGCACGATATTGGAGCTGAGATACTCGATAATCGGCTCTTTATCCAGCTTGATGGTACAACCGGCGGCAGAACGTTCGGCGGAGGCGTCGGTCAGTTCAAACGCCTGCTCCACTTTCAGCTGCGGCAGACCTTCAATTTCCAGCACGCGGCCGGAGAAGATGTTTTTCTTACCTTTCTTCTCCACGGTCAGCAGGCCGGCTTTGATTGCGTACAGCGGAATGGCGTGCACCAGGTCACGCAGGGTGATACCCGGCTGCATTTCGCCTTTAAAGCGCACCAGCACCGACTCCGGCATATCCAGCGGCATCACGCCGGTAGCGGCGGCAAAGGCCACCAGGCCGGAGCCTGCCGGGAAGGAGATTCCGATCGGGAAGCGGGTGTGCGAGTCACCGCCGGTACCGACGGTATCCGGCAGCAGCATACGGTTCAGCCAGCTGTGGATCACCCCGTCACCCGGACGCAGCGACACGCCACCGCGGTTCATAATGAAGTCCGGCAGCGTATGGTGAGTGGTCACGTCCACCGGTTTCGGATAGGCCGCAGTGTGGCAGAAGGACTGCATCACCAGGTCAGCCGAGAAGCCGAGGCAGGCGAGGTCTTTCAGCTCATCACGGGTCATCGGGCCGGTGGTGTCCTGCGAGCCTACCGAGGTCATTTTCGGTTCGCAGTAGGCGCCAGGACGGATGCCTTCCACGCCACAGGCGCGGCCCACCATCTTCTGCGCCAGCGAGTAGCCGCGGCTGCTTTCCGCCACGTCTTTCGCCTGTTCGAACACGTCGCTGTGCGGCAGGCCCAGCGCTTCACGCGCCTTGGTGGTCAGACCACGGCCGATAATCAGCGGGATACGGCCACCGGCGCGCACTTCATCCAGCAGCACGTTGGTTTTCAGTTCGAAGGTTGCCAGCACTTCATCGGTGTCGTGGTTACGCACTTCGCCTTTATACGGGTAGATGTCGATCACATCGCCCATATTCAGCCTGTCGACGTCGACTTCGATCGGCAGCGCACCGGCATCTTCCATGGTGTTAAAGAAGATTGGCGCGATTTTACCGCCGAGGCAGACGCCGCCGCCTTTCTTGTTCGGCACGTAAGGGATGTCATCGCCCATAAACCACAGCACCGAGTTGGTGGCGGATTTACGTGATGAACCGGTACCGACCACGTCACCGACGTAGGTCAGCGGGAAACCTTTCTGCTGCAGCGCTTCGATCTGTTTGATCGGGCCAACGTTGCCGGCATCGTCGGGTTCGATGCCGTCACGGGCGTTTTTCAGCATTGCCAGCGCGTGCAGTGGAATATCCGGGCGTGACCAGGCATCCGGCGCCGGAGAGAGGTCGTCGGTATTGGTTTCGCCGGTCACTTTAAACACGGTGACGGTGATTTTTTCAGCCAGTTTAGGGCGTTTCAGGAACCACTCGGCGTCTGCCCACGACTGGATAATTTTTTTCGCGTGTGGGTTACCGGCTTTGGCTTTCTCTTCCACATCGTAGAAGTTGTCGAACATCAGCAGGGTGTGGGACAGCGCTTCGGCGGCAATCGCGGCCAGCTTGTCATCATCCAGCGCGTCAATCAGCGCATGAATGTTGTATCCGCCCTGCATGGTGCCCAGCAGCTCAACGGCTTTTTCAGGAGTAACCAGAGGAGAAGTCGCTTCGCCTTTTGCGACGGCGGCCAGGAAACCGGCTTTGACGTACGCCGCTTCATCTACGCCCGGCGGCACTCGATTGATTAACAGATCGGACAGGAATTCTTCTTCACCCGCTGGAGGGGCTTTTAGCAGTTCAACCAGCGCGGCCATTTGGGAAGCATCTAACGGTTTAGGAACGATCCCCTGGGCAGCACGCTCGGCAACGTGCTTACGGTATTCTTCTAGCACGACGTTCTCCTCGCTCTCATTGTATTTAGCATCCCGGGCCACCTGCATCACCGCAGTGTGAGACGTTCCATGTGTAGGGTAAGGTGCCCGGTTGTGCGTGGGGCAGCATAGCAGGATTCCGCTCGCTTGTTAATCTGTTTACAAAAAAGCAACATTACCGCAGAATCCCTTATATCTAAAGGGTTATGGGCGGTTA
This portion of the Erwinia sp. E602 genome encodes:
- the acnB gene encoding bifunctional aconitate hydratase 2/2-methylisocitrate dehydratase, whose protein sequence is MLEEYRKHVAERAAQGIVPKPLDASQMAALVELLKAPPAGEEEFLSDLLINRVPPGVDEAAYVKAGFLAAVAKGEATSPLVTPEKAVELLGTMQGGYNIHALIDALDDDKLAAIAAEALSHTLLMFDNFYDVEEKAKAGNPHAKKIIQSWADAEWFLKRPKLAEKITVTVFKVTGETNTDDLSPAPDAWSRPDIPLHALAMLKNARDGIEPDDAGNVGPIKQIEALQQKGFPLTYVGDVVGTGSSRKSATNSVLWFMGDDIPYVPNKKGGGVCLGGKIAPIFFNTMEDAGALPIEVDVDRLNMGDVIDIYPYKGEVRNHDTDEVLATFELKTNVLLDEVRAGGRIPLIIGRGLTTKAREALGLPHSDVFEQAKDVAESSRGYSLAQKMVGRACGVEGIRPGAYCEPKMTSVGSQDTTGPMTRDELKDLACLGFSADLVMQSFCHTAAYPKPVDVTTHHTLPDFIMNRGGVSLRPGDGVIHSWLNRMLLPDTVGTGGDSHTRFPIGISFPAGSGLVAFAAATGVMPLDMPESVLVRFKGEMQPGITLRDLVHAIPLYAIKAGLLTVEKKGKKNIFSGRVLEIEGLPQLKVEQAFELTDASAERSAAGCTIKLDKEPIIEYLSSNIVLLKWMISEGYGDRRTLERRIQGMEKWLANPELLEGDADAEYAAVIEIDLAEIKEPILCAPNDPDDARLLSDVQGEKIDEVFIGSCMTNIGHFRAAGKLLDAHKGQLPTRLWVAPPTKMDAAQLTEEGYYSVFGKSGARIEIPGCSLCMGNQARVKDGATVVSTSTRNFPNRLGTGANVFLASAELAAVASLLGKLPTPDEYQQFMVQVDKTAADTYRYLNFDRLSQYTDKADGVIFQTAV